TTAGGCACTTTTTATTATTCTTTTTGAGTGGATTgataaaaatgaaagaatttttagtTGAATAAGAGTAAAATATTAAAGCAAATACCTTATTTTACCTCAGTTTTTCTTTTATGCAACCATCATGTACGAGTTGTAGTTTACTTTCCCCATGATGTATGCAAAGAGTTTCTTCAAATTTTGAGAGTTGAAACTTGATCCTTTGTGTTGAATAACAACTCAAATTGCTTCATCATtattttttcttccattcttttgaAGATTTAGTGCTAGAACTAGAGCCCAGGACTACAATAATCAATCATCCATGATGCCAAAATATTTGTAGCAAGTTTTGAGTGCAACAACTTGCATAGAAGTACATGTTTACAACCTTTGAGAAGAGGAAATAACATGTACACAACACTTATTTTCAGAAATCAAACATACCCTAACCAACTCTACTGAATGATGTAGAGAGGTTACACACAACCATTAACTAGTTGTGAAAAATATATTCCCTTTCTCATAATATGTTTCCATGCATTTAAATTTTTGAGAGAAGATGGTGAAAAGAATAtgacaatttttttgaaatctaATGCTTCATCTTCATTTGAAATGGAAACATTCTCCATGACTTTTAATTCTAGCAAATGTATGGGCTGATTGGAGAGATATTATAATCCTTCCTTCTAATCTGGTGCATGCATGACTAGAATCAACCCCTTGTTCTTCAAATATCTGATTGGGTATCCCTCCTTCGACTTCAAAAATCTACTTGGGTAACCATTATTGGAGTTTGAAGATCTCCGAATAAGCCTCTCTTTTGCAAGCTTCTGTAATGAGGATAAAATTTCTTCATTGTATTCTCCACCTCTTAAAAGCAATAAACCATCAattctttctttaaaaaaatatcCTTTGCTAGGACATGGATTGATGGTCCTCCAACTaaggatattttgaaaaaaaatagcaaTGTTTCTCTTTAGATTTGGTATTTGGTGGTTTTGATTCGTTGTTTTGGGgggtttttgagagaaaaatctttCTTGATGAACTTCTAAACCTAAAAGGCTGCCAAATTGATTGTCTTGATTCCCTAATGACACCTATCCCCAAAAATGGTGCCAAAAATGATGGATTAATTTTAATCCTCATAATGTAATTTATCGATCCAAGGCGGTGTCCATGGTTGTatgcaaaagagaatgaagaaaactAGTTTGACAATCTATTCTAACTTGTAGGAAATGAAAGCTAGTCTAAAGCGTGCTTGTAGGAATTTAAAAGAGTACATTTgcataaaagaaaatgataatctATCTCAAAATTACATGAATTGAAAAGGTTAAACTAATTCACACTTGTTGGAAATGAAAAACTTGCTTGAATTCAAATTTACTCTAAGAAATTCTTGAAAATTCATGGCTAGAAATGAAACTAGTCTATCTTATTTCCTCAGGCTGAAACAAGCCTTACTAATCCCCCCCTTTTTCttgatttattaaaaaatatttatataattctcATTCCATATCTACCCAACCAATAAACTAATAATGTGGATCCAAGATCCTATTTTTGTGGGGTCGTTTACAAAACTTAGAGAAAACTGAAACTTTTGTTCTTCATCCTGCCAATTTGTCTCAGTCATTTTCTGTCATCAACTGCTCCTTCCCTATTGTGAATATCACCAAACCCTCAAAAGAGGTTTAACCCTTTAATTCTACTTTTCAGATCATTTTTAATTCTTGAATTTCATTGAGAAACGAGAGAGATATCATTGTTTTACTGAGACTgcatttttcacaatttttgggAGCTTGATTTCTAAGAAGTCTTCAAGTTCTCAATGTGAATGAAGAAATTAATCATTAGTTCAGTTGACCAAATAAtttttgatcatcatgaagaagatTATACAATAACACAATTATATTGGAGTGCTTTAGTAACTTGAGTTATCTTTGTTGGAGAAAGATAATGTAGTATAGTGTGCAACTCCAACTTGCATGAAACAGATACTTTGCCCATTGATTTAGGAATGACTGATGCTCCATGATTTTGCATGAATGTTGGAGTGTGTAGGGATTCTTCAAGAGTCTTCTCTATATTATCTTATTGTCTTCAAATCCTTCTACAATGTCTAGAGTTAATGTCTGGAGCTCTATGTTGCAAGTATTTTTTAAGCTTCTTCTTGTCAtgagttatttaataactcattcaACTATATTGTAACATATTGCACACTCATATAGACGTATTAGAATAAATTTGGATCAAatttatttactaaaaataaaccaaatatctaCTCTACATTTTACCTTAAACAAGCTAGAGAACTTCCAATTATTACTCAAACCCACTTTTACAACAATATactaagaagaaatagatgattttaatGGGTTAAATACGAGACAAATTATGGTCTCATCAAAGGGTTTTAGGTCTTTTATGTTTAGCATTATCACAAAGTTTGAGTTTagtggtttttatttttattttatttttttaggcaTTCTTGCCACCTGTTTTCTCTTGTTAGCCATGATTTTTTTTGGGATAGGAGGTCAGAGATAAAATACCCCCTTGCCTATCTCACGCAACATGTCCAaacagagcacatctattagggaaagaaaaACCTCTACCCTTaagattatctaaggtcaagattttgttttgaaggatagtccaatagaaaaaaatgattttagggattagaccctttatccaagctttagaccaaaaatGATTCTCTGAGGGGGCAGGGGAAataacaccatacattgaagagacagtgatgttgcctttaggttcatatttccaaataagggagtcttccaCTTTATTTATCCAAACAAAAGAAAGATGGTTCTTAAGATTAATAAGGTCCgggtgaatactttcaatgttcttccatttatcacctatccaatacccctcaaccaaagGGCCAAAGATTATAATACACGAGGGAGAAAAAGAGGTGCTTCTAGAGGACTGAGGAaaggggatcccatttctcctatcctcttcataattatggctAAATGTTTGGTAGAGCTATGGAAAGCATGGTGATGAGAGGAATTttcaagggactccaaccttcttcagtTGATCATACATGttcccaccaacagtttgtggatgatactattgtCATGGGGGACTCAAGCATCTCAAAAGCCAGAACTCTTAAGGACACCCTATATAAGTTTGCTTTTGCTTCTGGCCAACTTATCAATTAGGttaaaagtgaagtctttttcatcgacactcctgagagaagacaacatagaatcaacaaaattctggaatgtcggattgctgatcttcctgccaTTTATCTTGGTCTCCCTCTGGGCATTGCaccacctgattccttttggagttctttggtggacaaatttcaCAAAAAGATTGCTGGATGGAAAGGTGCCCTTTTAAGTCAGCCTAGAAAGCtccaacttctaaaagcttctcttcaaagcattcttatttatgcccttagcctcttCAGAATTCCTGTTAAGTATGCCAATGCAATTGAGAAAAAaattctttggtcaggggttgaggaaaagaaaagaatgtctcttgtggcttggatAAGGTGTGCAGACCAAAAAGTAATGGAGGcctgggcctgagaagaatccggaccctcaatgaagctctcttgtctaaacaggtttggagactgTTTCACTCTgacagtgaatggtgtaaaatctagagaagtaagtactctcttttgtcttcttctcttccctcttttatcaattctgatttcagtatgaatgggtcccatatttggaatcatgcctctaagtgtaaagacaacattgccaaaggggttaaatggaatgttggcaatggtaggaaagttagattctgggaagaTCGCTGGCTTTTCGATAAACCTCTAGTTGATATCCCTGAATGGGCCTCTTttgctccctcctgtattagaatCTTTGGCCctttggttgaggggtattggataggtgataaatggaagaacattgaaagtattcacccaGACCTTATTAATCTTAAGAACCATCTTTCTTTTgtttggttgaataaagaggaagactcccttatttagaaatatgaacctaaaggcaaCATCACTATCTCTTCATTGTATGGTGTTCTTTCCCTTGCCCCCTCGgagaatcctttttggtctaaagcttggataaagggtctaatccctaaaatcaatttaatctattggactatccttcaaaataaaatctcgaccttagataatcttaagggtagaggcttttctttccctaatagatgtgctctttgtcttgaggaggaagagtctgtggaccatttggctatccatTGTTCCTTTACTGCTTCAATTTGGGAGAGACTCCTTAagaatttttgcattgattgggttttTCCTAACACTGTCAGTGATTTGTTCCATTATTGGAATTGTCACTGTGCTaacccctttttgagatctttgtggtagctatctctccctcacattctatgggggatatggaaagaaaggaagATCCGTATTttcagggacacttctctcacccaggatgttattttccagaaaattcaatgggctaTCGTGGAGAATATTGGAATCATTGGGAATCCTTGTATTTCTGCCAACCCCATGGAagctcacattttaagttcctggaatCTAAAGAATGTTGGTAGTTCTGATCCCATTCTAAacaaaagactagaagctagatgGCATACTCCCCCACATGGTTGGCTCAAATTCAACTTCGACGGTGCTGCAAAAGGCAATCCTGGCCTTGCGGGATGTGGTGCAATCCTTAGAGATGAAAATGGTAATTGTAAgaaaatgattgttgttcctacAGGGAGCCAAACTAACCACAAGGTAGAAGCAATGGctgcactccaaggtattctcctggccaaaagatggaactgtccctatctatggattgaaggggattctaataacatcatcaaatgcctaaatggaacctctaagccttcatggactatcaataacataataaaggtagctagagatctcatcaacacttttgagaaatgctTCATATCTCATATCTATTGTGAAGCTAATGGTTcagctgactgggcagccaacgtgGTGGTCATTGAAGATAAAATGATCACATGGAAGGGTGAAGAGCACCTCCTCGATGACGTCAGatcaatcatttttaaggatcgatacaatagtaccccaaagatcataaatggacaaagtAATGATGAAATAGATTAATAGGAGTGCTATGAGTAATTATAATAATGTCAGTACCATTTATTGCAAGATTTATGCTATctcttcccatgctttctgggtatatTTGGTAGTTCCAAGAAATTTATTGCCTAAATCTCTCTACAACTCTCGACCTTTTGCTctgaaaaagtgaaaaaatgggaggaaattgACGCCGCTATGAACCCAGCAACTgcaaggagtggaagcaaaaggaggttgTCTGGAACATTTTGTAGAAGGGCAggttttcaaagtttatggagaggctccaagGGCATGATGCCACAGTTACtaatttcttcttcaaaaactagagaaagggcactctgaagatgggagatcaatcaatctccatatatgaagacctcattgctcaggtcACGGGTCTTCgcagggaaggaagcaattactatAGAGACAGAAAATTGTGCAAGGAGGCCATCAAAAGGTATCCTGAAATGACAAAGGAGAAAAAGTGCATGgttaagctaagtaaaacttactatccacctagggcatttgttaaaccatggagggaggtcttaTTTTCTATAATGTGCTATGTAaccttggatggtagattcacaaaagtgtatggctaccattttaTTTTGCTGAACCATTTTAGGTATTGATGAAAAAGTTAATAATCCATATTTTCTATTGTGCTCTATGAATGCTACCATCaaggcccataaagagaaccctaaggttgatacaaccatgcatcaaggtctcatggtattaatttatgaccacctaaaagccaaccaaattgccTGCCCTTAGCATTCTATctctgagtctgaggaggaagggtcagattCTATTTTTTCAATGGGTGAGGAGTCAGATAGTGATTCAATGAGTGAGTCTGAAGAGAGTCTGGATGACTCTGAAGttgaaactagtaagaaaagaaaacatgtgAGAACCAAGCCTTCCTCCTCGAAGGGTAAGAAAAAATCTAAAGATAAAGCTCTCCAAATTAGCTCCTCCTTGGAGGAAGAGGTCTCTGAGGATTCTGAGAAGGAGGAATCCCGGTCTCCTTGGAATGAGAAAACCAAAATTTCAATTCAGACAAGGAACAAACAGAAGAAACAGGAAGTCAATGTTAAGGAGCTGAAGGAACAAGTGCAGAGAAAGAATCCGGATTTCGACCATAATTTGGAGGAGGAGACCTTTGGGGAAGGTTTTGAACTGAGAATAGATGGAAAAGTTGGTAAAATCATTGTTGGAGACATCTCCAACAAGGAAAAGGACAACTCTGGTGAGAAATCACCCTCCTCAAATCCTCCTCCTGAGGGTTTGAAGGGCTTTATGGACACTATTGATTGGATAATTAccagttacaagaaagctgtggaggataataagaagctcaACCACAGAGTCCAAATCCTGGAGACTATTAGTTTTGGCAGAGGCAAATCTATGGCAGAACAGGTTGAGGATTTGACCAAAATTGTTGCCAGAGCCGAAGAGATCAGAGATTCCTTTAACCCCGGGTTCgagcaaattgagaaagacctatttgagaggaaaaataatgatattggtatggatcaaagaatgGAGGAAATTGATAAAAAAAAGTCAATAAAATTAAAGAAAGCCTTAAAAgcattgtagaacaaagcttaaaTATTCTGAAGGTCTCAGCTGGCAATACAAAAATCCTCATCAGCAAGCTGGAGGAGGAGAAGGACTCCCTGGAGATTGAACTTGACATTGAAGGCACGGGAGAAGTGCAAGGagcagaggtaaaaagaaggagaaaaagccaaacaaggacaTGGAAGAATTCAAAGCTGTTGCGGCAAACTATGACCAGCTGGTGAATAAGGTGGAGGAgctccttaagtctttttagttgtgttgtgttttctctGGGTTTTCCTGCTTTGCTGTTCCTTTCTTTTGCTATCCTTTCAATTCACTGtcttttttgccagtcattttgtaagttgttcctagtagatctggatgctttttgatgaactattttatgctcctttgttaaaggtttcaggtccttacaacctatttttcttattaatcagaacatgTCCAAacagaacaaaaacaaaaaacactcCTTGTGACCtcatatataataaaaattaaatcgAAAGATTATTTTTCCCCCTTTGAATGCTGTAGTTTTTTCTAGTCTAAGTAGAAGTCATACATCTCCTCTCAATACTTGTTTGGTAATTCCTTGTAGTCGTCCAACTCACATgaatatgaaaataatttaaaataataaattgatACAAGCGAGGGTTTATAATTTGTTAGAAGTTTCTATGCATGTTTTTGGTAGCCATCCCTTGGTTATCCCCACAATCACAAAAAACCATATGTTACATCCCCCTTTTTCACTAATGCTATGTTaatgattttttaatattaatatgcgATGTTTTGTTGAACATAGGTTTATAATGCTTATGGAAATGAATTTGTTTGAAAAATCACAAAGTTTTATTGAAGTTATTTAATCATGCTTTTACATGTCAGAACTATCACGAGATTACGGGCTAACTACATTTTCTATGACCTAGTGGTTGTAGCAAATTCGTCATCCTCTAAGAAGGACCATCAGGTATAAGAGGTAAgcaaatcaaatatcaaaatacCATCTAAGACCCTTAATCCCATAAGTTTTATTCGTGTTGTGTTAGAACCTTAAGTTGGGTTGTGTACCTATTCAAGTTAACCGTAGTTTGTCAGTCAAGTTGccaggatttttttattttataagaaCTCATAATAATCACTTAGGTCATCGTATAATTGAGTTTAATTAAAAATTTGACTTGTAAAATCATCTTGGACTGTAAATTTCAacactatatacatacatacatacatacatacatacatacatatatgtgtgtgtgtgtgtgtgtgtgtgtgtgtgtgtgtgtacatatatatgtatgtaaatacatatatacatatacatacacacacacacatatacatgtgtgtgtatgtatatatatgtgtgtgtatatatgtatatgtatacacacatatatatacatatatatacatatatatacatatatatatgtatgtatgtatgtatatacatacatatacacatatatatgtatatatgatggcatggaaatggggacaaggcaacataAAAGTTCAATgctaataagttagtttcaaccataaaaccaaaacaaagaactaaaaaccattccaaacatatcaaaagagatttcaaaaagcatgaaataagtttaacaaaacaaaataaaggagaagagcctccctaagatgcttccatgatgccttttgatgcttctcccttgtttctcccctctccaagtcccaaatgagtttagctctcaacttttagcactagccatggatgtcatatggagattcaagatggttggatatgataaaaaaaatgatatgcaagtctAGATAGTGATGccatgagaaagctctatgctaataccagtatagtaacAACACTCCAATGCTTCCTCCTATGCtcgaggagaagggttctatttatagaagaaatggggaaatgaagggttaagattgaacaatcttaacaagggttaggattgaaaggtattcaatccatgtgagactttcaacccaattccatgttgacaagtgtcaccatgaggaggcttgagaggagagataaggagcattaaatgcttgagggtacatgatggttaccctagggggttggttagggttaggttaatggatattccttttatccaagggttaaatggttaccttagtgaaagaaataaatgctttgaagagacccatgagtcaaaaggatggttaagttagaggaaagtctctaaccaaaggtcaaaggtgagttaaccataaatggttatgtaagagcctttaatggtttggaagactttagaggttaaccatttgaagacataaagcctttaatggttattgaagactttggaggtttttgagaagtgatttccttttatttaggaatgtgacaatgattaggataggattaggctaaattggaagtgattagaagaatctagaaggggtttaggcatgcaagtggattttgtaggagaatgcaagtggggggaattttgggattttcaattaaaataaaatcatttatttcaattaaatggtgcaatttgcatttggatagatatttaaataaatattaatttatttaaatgtgaatgtgaattttggattttatttaaataaattttaatttatttaaatgagaaaaagggggataaagcattaaatgcttgaagactttgagggaaaccattaaaggcttaagaagactgtagaaggaagccattaaaggttttaaAGACTTTAAGAAAAactattaaaggtttgagaagactctagaaggaaacctttaaaggtttgaagactttaagggaagccattaaaggcttgagaagactctagaagaaaacctttaaaggtttgaagactttaagggaagccattaaatgTTTCAAGTGGGTaaggataaatatgattttaaataaataatttatttatttaaaatagtggtgaaacttgcattttctagaaagtacaAGTGGGTGAggtttttagggatttaaataaatattgatttatttaaatgtgagacagggtatttaattaaacaaatatgatttgtttatttaattaaaagtcagAATATAGTTTAAgtgaattaaatgaaataaattgaattatttatttaattaataggagaagagcgttaagatgaattaattaaatattgatcgatggttaaataatcaaataaatactaagtattaatTTTATTAAGTGGACGGATTTgcgtgtctacatttgcccctcgttgagatggtgtggtttatcgcgttgtttcaaagaaaaataagtaAGCATAGTACGTGCCCCATCATGCACCAAGTCGGTGGTTAGGTATTCCCCCTAAAGAGATgggacaaaatttcaaaaatttgggtGATCTCTCAAAACTTTTAAGAAAATTAGGCATGGATAGAATGGAGGATTTAGGAATGGAGGAGAAGGGTAAGCCAGTGAGTACCGTTAGGTCATGCAAAAGATACAGTGCAAATgtagtgttgtgcttttgattaatgttgtacaattgatcaaaattggttggatagtctggtgcaatcggttgaattgccctagttgagtcaaagcatgacaattgaCGTCAGTTGTTCGCATGGataggataaagtttgagtaagtgagtcaaattgacctgacgagacttagaaaattgatgtaattgcccgatgaagtcaaggtatctaaagcaaaatactcgttgagacttagacaattgatgtaattgtctattttgattgtgtttgattggttgatcaattgatagtgtttgcatttTAGGTTGTTTGTGGTGTTTGTTGGACTTAGtgtacctattgagactaggcaattgatgtaaatgtcCATTGTAGTCTAgtgtgcgtgagtcgatgtacctgtgtagacagagtaacttgctttgcTTATAGGATGACATAGGTAACATAGGTTACACAACCCCTCCTTTTAGAGATGGACgatgatgaacgtggcttgattggtttgatgggacatgatgtagggtatgtgaagCTGATGATCGAGATGGGGAAGTCAATTtaagatagaaggtatggaggacctaggactcattcctgtggaagaggatcaaaatagagttatcCGTTGACATGAATGGGGTGTGTATCATTGTACTCAATCATGATTTTAGGGATAGTCCTTCAGACatagctttctcatagcaaccctATTCCTTGCGTATGGATGCATACAAAATATTTATAATGTATGATTGAACATATGTATGAGCAATAtacaacagaatgcaatataaatagataagatgaaatgacgatccatggcttattcataatgctttatttcctcatTGAGCATAGTACTACTGATCTTGGCCGAGGTATTAGAAACAAAggttgagtatttcacctataacCAAACATCGCAGACAAGGAACGTTCACCTCCATTCTGTTTTAtatacaaatggtcgaggtatatggtGTAGTTAGTAAGCCAGAGTGATTCATGACTATATTTTTTTATAGGatctcgtagcttagtgaacttctcacatagacatcattagtacatgccccaaaacttcattggaacaatccacaaccagaaaataaagaaaaaagatatcatgaaccatctcagccactctaatcacttctggatatcctagagtagcgtaggaacctgatataaatgaaaaaaattcaaCCAAGTGCCTATCAgccaaacataattttcttgtcaaagaaagatgttaccatgtcttgtttgtaaggaaggatgcatccttgttaagacggtTGTGCTTAAatgtttgattggttggttgatttgataggtgttctgttaggcccactatggaaagctaatgtactgagaggggaggggtgaatcagtacttcaaaacttttcttcaataataactttactgttatgcataaaccaaatagtgcagtaacataatataaagctaaaacaaatagataacaatcatacatgattcactccataacatatatattttggttacgcagaaactcttggttagagagaaaaattgtggtggggatggcacccacaacttcactactgcaataatgaagagtgctcggttagagctacatgtttagctatttctgatagcttaccctattaggagtaacaagatatgttagatctaccttgctaaaggattttacaacacttaatctaaacgctgcacctggttagagactttacactttatagacttgattagagtcttttaccctgttaaaggtttctcttacaacttcaaaatattacaataaatcattaaaaatatctgcaactttacatctggaatgttatagcagattctatatgctcagaatagattaccttgcttatagcatacctcggtaacccatatagtaactcggtaaacccttctgtttactctgttatttgactgttctctgaaatccttctcgatgacctctatgtctctgtaacagtcatatcacttagtgcttttacatgtcttgcttcatatatctctatatcttcctttctgtcatgctacatgtatatttctgatcttaacccatgttatataaatagatctcttatgacggtgattctttcatttcttcgatcttacaaacatgttttatcgaatgaataaccatgcaaagtatttcattggttagatgacctcaaaatcatacacaatctttaagtgcaattttcaatgtgataacggttaggtgttcctcgatcttgtaacatgttttcatatgtatgtccaggttcaatgaatctggtaacacgtttcactcggtgtataacaactcggtgtgttatctttgctgctcggtagtcatgaaatgatactcggtagacagctcggtgtatattacgttctgagactactttcttcaataaccgactagactgtgcataccaactgaatatctcggtagtagtaactgactagagtatatagaataactttgaacataaaaataatggccacttgataagtagtaacaatctccccttttgacattagttgagatgtttgacaaaaactactttcaaagttataactcaataatctatatacttgcaaaatttgactatactgacagtatatacaatagtcaacgAAATAGtaaatctagatatactccccttatcgatatacttgtAGAAAACTCTGactttgcatgcttggtgatcaatgttctgtgtactactcttgatctttgcttactgtcctgttcaccactcggttcactgctcttggatactctacttgctctgctcggtatactccccctgtataccatactccttttgtttgatactttgaatactacactcccccaatattgtatcactccccctttttgacaaacatcaaaacttaattaccattcgggggtggtaactggtcaaaaatgcatttgtacttggtccgtgcttcAGTGAGAATGACAAAGAGTGcaatctttacactgtccattaaagaattctgtgcttgaatatcaaccaataatgatattaagccatctagagtgcttccctcttgtgtactagataaggaggtggctcagttgatctgttcttggatggatgaaagacgaggaaggaataatgtctgtagtgtcattatgtccattttGATCtcgtgttcttcatttcttaggttcaattgttgagccatgagctgttgtaaccttgtatagaaattctgaactaaatttggctctgtggtcaacttatttgagagatcggtgatctctttctcaattgcctctgttttattcttaatgtctttaatgaataaagaaaatgtgtagagtttttgaaataaataaagaatgtgcttgagtcgaggagtcaactcaacaataaatttgacaagtttaactttgccaatagctat
The nucleotide sequence above comes from Cryptomeria japonica chromosome 11, Sugi_1.0, whole genome shotgun sequence. Encoded proteins:
- the LOC131860246 gene encoding uncharacterized protein LOC131860246, with the translated sequence MGEESDSDSMSESEESLDDSEVETSKKRKHVRTKPSSSKGKKKSKDKALQISSSLEEEVSEDSEKEESRSPWNEKTKISIQTRNKQKKQEVNVKELKEQVQRKNPDFDHNLEEETFGEGFELRIDGKVGKIIVGDISNKEKDNSGEKSPSSNPPPEGLKGFMDTIDWIITSYKKAVEDNKKLNHRVQILETISFGRGKSMAEQVSAGNTKILISKLEEEKDSLEIELDIEGTGEVQGAEDVLNE